From Candidatus Baltobacteraceae bacterium, the proteins below share one genomic window:
- a CDS encoding response regulator transcription factor codes for MNASLENKRGSFNKHPDFNKKILVVDDEAAILQTLRYNLERSGYTVCTASDGRSAIAMAQREEPDLIVLDIMLPVLDGIEACKEIRKTSSVPIIMLTAKDQEIDKVLALELGADDYVTKPFALHEFLARVKARLRRQSPIVSQDREAAISLGGIVLDPSRQQLTVRGTDVSLAPKEFALLRVLMENPGRVVTRQTLLDKVWGYDFEGEQQTVSVHIRWLREKIEEDSRSPRHIITVRSRGYMFKE; via the coding sequence ATGAACGCATCGCTGGAGAATAAACGGGGCAGCTTCAACAAGCACCCCGACTTCAATAAAAAAATCCTCGTCGTCGACGACGAGGCGGCGATCCTCCAGACCCTGCGCTACAACTTGGAACGAAGCGGCTACACGGTTTGTACCGCCAGCGACGGGCGTAGCGCGATTGCGATGGCCCAGCGCGAGGAGCCCGACCTCATCGTGCTCGACATCATGCTGCCGGTGCTCGACGGCATCGAAGCGTGCAAGGAGATTCGCAAGACGAGCTCCGTGCCGATCATCATGTTGACGGCGAAGGATCAGGAGATCGACAAGGTGCTCGCGCTCGAACTCGGGGCCGACGACTACGTCACCAAACCGTTTGCGCTGCACGAATTCCTCGCTCGCGTGAAGGCGCGCTTGCGCCGTCAATCGCCGATCGTTTCGCAGGATCGCGAGGCGGCGATCTCTCTGGGCGGCATCGTGCTCGACCCGTCGCGCCAGCAATTGACGGTTCGCGGTACCGACGTATCGCTCGCGCCCAAGGAGTTCGCGCTGCTTCGCGTGCTCATGGAGAATCCGGGACGCGTAGTCACGCGTCAGACCCTGCTCGACAAGGTTTGGGGATACGATTTCGAAGGCGAGCAGCAGACGGTGAGCGTGCACATCCGGTGGCTGCGTGAGAAAATTGAAGAAGATTCACGTAGTCCGCGGCACATCATCACCGTCCGCAGCCGCGGATACATGTTCAAGGAGTAA
- a CDS encoding magnesium transporter CorA family protein, whose protein sequence is MADPHSAAFTPAHCTVFRDDGRAEPLADLSKISEILEEPGAFVWLDTVDPQDGALRLLQDEFGLHPLAVEDAVKAHQRSKIDAYAGFWFIVVHAVAHGARTLTTSEIAIFAGTRFVVTVRHAPAYPLDEIERRWNGVTSLKRDSGALVHTILDTVVDDYFPVVETFEARVEALENALLTPSRGGPASADVLRDVLAIKQQLQLMRHVVAPVGDIVARIVRSDVQIFGPDEIAYYQDVGDHAMRLLDRIDSLHDMVATTLSIHWSLSAHRQAEIGKQLTVIATIFLPLSFITGFFGQNFGFLINHITGVHDFWWLGIGSEVVALAILMVYFARKRWV, encoded by the coding sequence ATGGCCGATCCTCATTCCGCCGCCTTCACTCCGGCGCACTGCACGGTTTTCCGGGACGACGGGCGTGCCGAGCCGCTTGCCGATCTCTCGAAGATCAGCGAGATCCTCGAAGAGCCGGGTGCCTTCGTTTGGCTCGACACGGTCGACCCGCAGGACGGCGCGCTGCGCTTGCTGCAGGACGAGTTCGGCCTTCATCCGCTCGCGGTAGAAGATGCCGTAAAAGCACACCAACGGTCGAAAATCGATGCGTATGCCGGCTTTTGGTTCATCGTCGTGCATGCGGTCGCCCACGGCGCGCGCACGCTAACGACTAGCGAAATCGCGATTTTTGCCGGCACGCGGTTCGTGGTGACGGTTCGGCACGCGCCCGCTTACCCGCTCGACGAGATCGAACGGCGTTGGAACGGGGTAACCTCGCTCAAGCGAGACAGCGGCGCACTCGTGCATACGATCCTCGATACCGTCGTCGACGACTACTTTCCGGTCGTGGAAACCTTCGAAGCGCGGGTCGAAGCACTGGAGAACGCGCTCCTGACGCCGTCGCGCGGCGGCCCGGCGAGCGCCGACGTTTTGCGCGACGTGCTTGCGATCAAACAGCAGCTGCAGCTCATGCGTCACGTGGTCGCGCCGGTAGGCGACATCGTCGCTCGCATCGTGCGCAGCGACGTGCAGATCTTCGGCCCCGACGAAATCGCCTACTATCAGGACGTTGGAGATCACGCGATGCGATTGCTCGACCGCATCGACTCGCTGCACGACATGGTCGCAACGACGCTCTCGATCCATTGGTCGTTATCGGCACACCGCCAAGCCGAGATCGGCAAGCAGCTCACGGTAATCGCGACGATCTTTCTGCCGTTGAGCTTTATCACGGGCTTTTTCGGGCAGAATTTTGGTTTTCTGATCAATCACATCACGGGCGTCCACGATTTTTGGTGGCTCGGGATCGGCAGCGAGGTCGTGGCGCTCGCGATCCTGATGGTCTACTTTGCACGGAAACGCTGGGTCTAG
- a CDS encoding NAD(P)-dependent oxidoreductase has protein sequence MENLPKIGFIGVGAMGEPMARSLRRAGFAVTACAHRNREPLDRLAADGVAQAADPAGVAAASSIVITCVPDAPQVEEALFGSRGALAGAAAPATFIDMSTISPVATREFATRINAAGHRFVDAPVSGGPARANEGTLTIMVGADPLDFAHVEPVLRAMGTPHHLGAVGLGETVKLVNQLMISTIMLANAEALTFAKKAGADIEAVRKVIASATGSNYLLENWLPKTWFAGTFDGGFALDLLRKDLAAALDAARSMKLALPASALAYQLYTLQSAEGDGSRDYSAVAKFYERIAGE, from the coding sequence ATGGAAAATCTTCCGAAGATCGGTTTTATCGGCGTCGGCGCGATGGGCGAACCGATGGCTCGTTCCTTGCGACGCGCGGGTTTTGCGGTAACGGCGTGCGCGCATCGCAATCGCGAACCGCTCGATCGGCTCGCCGCCGATGGGGTGGCGCAGGCCGCCGATCCGGCCGGCGTCGCTGCCGCGAGTTCGATCGTCATTACATGCGTTCCGGACGCGCCGCAGGTTGAAGAGGCGCTTTTCGGTTCCCGCGGGGCCCTCGCGGGAGCGGCGGCTCCCGCTACCTTCATCGACATGTCGACGATCTCGCCGGTCGCCACGCGTGAGTTCGCGACTCGAATCAATGCGGCCGGGCACCGATTCGTCGACGCCCCGGTCAGCGGCGGTCCCGCCCGCGCGAACGAGGGGACGCTCACGATCATGGTCGGAGCCGATCCGCTCGATTTCGCCCACGTCGAGCCGGTGCTGCGGGCGATGGGAACCCCCCACCATCTGGGGGCGGTGGGACTCGGCGAGACCGTGAAACTCGTCAATCAGCTCATGATCTCGACGATCATGCTCGCGAACGCGGAGGCGTTGACGTTCGCGAAGAAGGCCGGAGCCGATATCGAGGCCGTTCGTAAAGTCATCGCTAGCGCGACGGGTTCAAATTATCTGCTGGAGAACTGGTTACCGAAAACGTGGTTTGCGGGCACGTTTGACGGAGGCTTCGCACTCGATCTCCTCCGTAAGGATCTGGCGGCCGCGCTCGACGCGGCGCGCTCGATGAAGTTGGCACTTCCCGCGTCGGCTCTCGCGTACCAGCTCTACACACTGCAATCGGCTGAAGGGGACGGATCGCGTGACTACAGCGCCGTCGCAAAATTCTATGAACGCATCGCTGGAGAATAA
- a CDS encoding ATP-binding protein, producing the protein MAAGFGLRSLRGARAPERADDPPPRAAERSGDRFDALVRALPLGVMMLDRHTRVRFSNRASAAIFGFDVKRVEGAHLIEAVPSIELERRADAALAGEATMGPLIVAGKTGSRHYAVSVYPLTDHDDRVNGALVLAEDHTDLLALERARQEFLSNVSHELRTPLSSVKLMLETVLESPEEEAGDIFLPQALAQVDRLVALVARLLEQARAESGAMNLHVDEVDLEAIARPIVASFEPQAAAKNVTLEFRAERPIVLEADSQRLAQVLVNLIDNALRFTPTGGSVTTAIDTSGGYAVIGVSDTGIGIPYKDIPHIFERFYVVDRSRARDISGAGLGLSIVKQIVDAHNGTVTAESLLGSGTKFTVKIPVAHLMRSPPSR; encoded by the coding sequence GTGGCGGCGGGGTTCGGTCTGCGGTCGCTGAGAGGCGCGCGCGCGCCGGAGCGCGCCGACGATCCGCCGCCGCGCGCCGCCGAACGTTCCGGCGACCGGTTCGATGCGCTCGTGCGCGCCCTGCCGCTGGGCGTGATGATGCTCGATCGACACACGCGGGTGCGATTTTCCAATCGCGCATCGGCGGCGATCTTCGGCTTCGATGTAAAACGCGTTGAAGGCGCGCATCTGATCGAAGCGGTTCCTTCGATCGAGCTCGAACGCCGCGCCGACGCGGCGCTTGCGGGTGAAGCGACGATGGGGCCGCTCATCGTTGCCGGAAAGACCGGGAGCCGCCACTATGCGGTCTCCGTCTATCCGCTCACCGATCACGACGATCGCGTGAACGGGGCGCTCGTGCTGGCCGAGGATCACACGGACCTGTTGGCGCTCGAGCGCGCGCGTCAGGAGTTTCTCTCCAACGTTTCGCACGAGCTGCGAACGCCGCTTTCGTCGGTAAAACTGATGCTCGAGACGGTGCTCGAATCGCCCGAGGAAGAAGCCGGCGATATCTTTTTGCCGCAGGCGCTCGCACAAGTCGACCGGCTCGTCGCCCTGGTGGCGCGTCTGCTCGAGCAGGCCCGGGCGGAATCCGGGGCGATGAACCTGCACGTGGACGAGGTCGATCTCGAAGCGATCGCCCGGCCGATCGTCGCGTCGTTCGAGCCGCAGGCTGCGGCCAAGAACGTGACCCTTGAGTTTCGCGCCGAGCGGCCGATCGTTTTGGAAGCGGACTCGCAGCGGCTGGCCCAAGTTCTGGTAAACCTCATCGATAATGCGCTGCGTTTCACTCCCACCGGGGGATCGGTAACGACCGCGATCGACACGAGCGGCGGGTACGCCGTCATCGGCGTGAGCGATACGGGGATCGGGATCCCGTACAAGGATATCCCGCATATCTTCGAGCGGTTCTACGTGGTGGATCGTTCGCGCGCGCGCGACATCAGCGGCGCGGGACTCGGACTCTCGATCGTCAAGCAAATCGTCGACGCGCACAACGGCACCGTCACGGCCGAATCGCTTCTCGGAAGCGGCACCAAGTTCACCGTAAAGATCCCGGTCGCGCACCTCATGCGATCCCCGCCGTCGCGTTAA